Within Flavobacterium pisciphilum, the genomic segment CCACCAAGACCAGAACAAATCCTTGACGGTGTGTTAAAATTACAAGAATTAGTAAAGAGCGAGTCTGTAAGAAGACGTAGCTCTCCTGAATACCAAGAATTATTGGCTTCATATAACATTCAATAAACAAAATGGCTTTAGAGACAATAGAAATTCAAGATAAATTAATTGAAACATTTGGAGAAGATGTATTCAATTTCAATCAAGAGAGAGACATTTTTTCATTAGAAGTTGCTGCTGATAAAATAACAGCTGTAATTCTTTTTTTGAAAAACGATCCAACCTTACGTTTTCACTTTTTAACTGATTTATGTGGTGTACACTATCCAGATAACGAAGTTGACCGCCAATTTGCAATAGTTTATCATTTGCACAACTGGTACGAAAACAAAAGAATCAAAATAAAAGCTTTTATCAATGGTGAAAAACCAGAAATAAAAACAATATCAAATATCTTCTTATGTTCAAACTGGATGGAAAGAGAAACTTATGACTTTTACGGTGTAAACTTCATTGGACATCCACAATTGAAACGTATTTTAAATATGGATGAGATGATATCATTTCCGATGCGTAAAGAATTCCCTATGGAAGACAGCGGAAGAACAGATAAAGACGATAGATTCTTCGGAAGAACAATCACAAATTGCTAAGACAAAATCATATAATTTTTCACATTAAATAAATGTCAGAACTATTATTATCACCAGAGCATCGCTATGCTAAAATAATCGAACAGAAACTAAACGACGAAGGTAGTGAGCTTTCTGTTCTGAATTTAGGACCAACACACCCAGCTACACACGGTATTTTTCAGAATGTACTGTTAATGGATGGTGAAAAAATTCTCGATGCTGAACCAACTATTGGTTACATCCACAGAGCATTCGAGAAAATTGCTGAGAACCGTCCGTTTTACCAAATCACTCCACTTACAGATCGAATGAACTATTGCTCCTCTCCTATTAACAATATGGGATGGTGGATGACTTTAGAAAAACTTTTGGATATTGAAGTACCTAAACGTGTTCAATACTTAAGAGTAATCGTAATGGAATTGGCTAGAATTACCGATCACATTATCTGTAATTCAATCCTTGGAGTAGATACAGGTGCCTTTACTGGTTTCCTTTATGTTTTTCAATTTAGAGAAAAAATATACGAAATCTACGAAGAAATTTGTGGAGCTCGTTTAACTACAAATATGGGAAGAATTGGTGGTTTTGAAAGAGATTGGTCTGAGACTGCTTTCAAAAAACTAGATATATTCTTAGAAGAATTTCCTGCTGCTTGGCAAGAATTTGAAAACCTATTCGTAAGAAACAGAATTTTCATTGACAGAACCGTTAATGTTGGACCTATATCTGCTGAACAAGCTATGGCTTACGGTTTCACAGGACCAAACTTACGTGCTAGTGGTGTTGATTATGATGTGCGTGTAGCACAACCATACTCTTCATACGAAGATTTTGATTTTATTGTTCCTGTTGGAAAATCTGGAGATACATACGATCGTTTCTGCGTTCGTAATGCCGAAGTTTGGGAAAGTTTAAGCATCATCCGTCAAGCATTAGCAAAAATGCCAGAAGGGAATGTTTACCATGCTGAAGTTCCAGATTACTACCTTCCTCCAAAAGAAGATGTATACACCAACATGGAATCGTTAATATATCACTTTAAGATTGTTATGGGAGAAGTTCCTGTTCCAGTTGCCGAAATATACCATCCTGTTGAAGGTGGAAATGGTGAATTAGGATTTTACCTAGTAACCGACGGAAGTAGAACTCCATACAGATTGCATTTTAGAAGACCTTGTTTTATATATTACCAAGCTTATCCTGAAATGATTAAAGGAGCGATGCTATCGGATGCCATTGTAATATTATCAAGTTTAAATGTTATCGCTGGAGAGTTAGACGCTTAAAAGATTTCAGATTGTAGAATAACGATTTTTGATTTCAGATTTAAAATAAAATGGAAAGAACACATTACAAACAAGAAATAAATATGACCGAAGCATTGATGAACCGCATCAATGAACTAATCAGTCATTATCCTGAAGACAAAAGAAAATCGGCTTTATTGCCCGTTTTGCACGAAGTACAAGATGCCCATGAAAATTGGTTGAGTATTGAGCTACAGGACAAGGTTGCCGAAATTTTACATATAAAACCAATTGAGGTTTATGAGGTAGTAACTTTTTACACCATGTACAACCAAAAGCCAATGGGTAAATACATGTTTGAATTTTGCCAAACTTCTTGTTGTTGTTTAAGTGGTGCCGAAAATTTAATGGATTATACATCTGAGAAATTAGGTATCAAAATGGGTGAAACAACTCCTGACGGTATGTTCAGCATAGCTGGAGTAGAATGCTTAGGTGCTTGTGGATATGCTCCAATGATGCAGTTAGGTGATTTCTACAAAGAGAAACTTACCGAAGAAAAAATCGATCAGTTAATCGCTGATTGTAGAGATGATAAAATAATATTACACGATAAATAATATGTCACAAAAAATATTATTAGATAAAATCAATATTCCTGGTATTAAAACCTACGAAGTATACCGCAAAAACGGTGGTTATGCTTCTGTGGAAAAAGCAATAAAAACGCTTACACCAGACGAAGTTGTTGAAGAGGTAAAGAAATCAGGCCTTCGTGGTCGTGGTGGAGCAGGTTTCCCAGCGGGAATGAAATGGAGTTTTATTGATAAAAAATCAGGAAAACCAAGACATTTAGTTTGCAATGCTGACGAATCTGAGCCAGGTACTTTTAAAGATCGTTATTTGATGGAATTTATTCCTCACTTATTGATTGAAGGAATGATTACTTCAAGTTTTGCCTTGGGCGCTAACCTATCATATATCTATATTCGTGGAGAATATATGTGGGTTTTCAAAATATTAGAAAGAGCCATTGCCGAAGCAAAAGCTGCTGGGTTTTTGGGAAAAAATATACTTGGATCAGGATATGATCTAGAACTACACGTTCACTGTGGAGCTGGTGCTTATATTTGTGGAGAAGAAACTGCACTTATAGAATCATTGGAAGGGAAAAGAGGAAACCCGCGTATCAAACCGCCATTCCCTGCTGTTTCTGGACTTTGGGCCAACCCTACTGTGGTAAACAATGTTGAAACTATTGCTACTGTGCCATGGATTATCAACAACTCTGGTGACGATTATGCTAAAATTGGTATTGGTCGTTCTACTGGAACTAAATTAATCTCGGCTTCTGGACACGTTAAAAACCCTGGAGTTTACGAAATTGAATTGGGTCTAAGTGTTGATGAATTTATGAATTCTGATGAATACTTAGGCGGAATGTCTTCTAGCAGACCTTTAAAAGCGTTTGTTCCTGGAGGTTCTTCTGTGCCAATTTTACCAGCCGAATTAATTTTTAAAACTGCAAATGGTGAAGATCGTTTAATGACTTACGAATCTTTAAGTGATGGTGGTTTTGCTACTGGATCTATGCTAGGTTCTGGAGGATTTATCGTTTACAACGACACTGCATGTATCGTAAGAAACACATGGAATTTTGCTCGTTTCTACCACCACGAATCTTGTGGACAATGTACTCCTTGTCGTGAAGGTACAGGTTGGTTAGAAAAAATATTATGGAGAATCGAAAACGGTCAAGGCCGTGAGGAAGATATCGAATTGTTATGGAGCATTCAAAGTAAAATCGAAGGAAACACGATTTGCCCACTTGGAGATGCAGCATCTTGGCCAGTAGCAGCAGCTATTCGTCATTTTAGAGATGAGTTTGAATACCACGTTCGTTTTCCAGAAAAAATAAAAAATAGAGAGCATTTTGTTGCTGAGCCTTTTTCACAAGTGAAACATTTAGTAGGCGGTAAAGTAATTATTTAAAATAGTTTCAAGTTTCAAGTTTTTTTAGTCTCAAGTTGCACAACTTGAAACTTTAGGCCTGAAACTAAAAAAACAAACAAAGAGATGAAAGTAACCATAGACGGTCAAAGTATAGACGTAGAGCCAGGAACAACAATCCTACAGGCTGCACGTATGATTGGTGGAGATTTAGTTCCGCCAGCCATGTGCTATTACTCAAAATTAAAAGGTAGCGGAGGAAAATGCCGTTGTTGTTTAGTTGAAGTATCGAAAGGTAGTGAAGCTGATCCAAGACCAATGCCAAAATTGATGGCATCTTGTGTAACAGGATGTATGGATGGTATGGAAGTAAATAGCAAATCTTCTGATAGAGTAACTGAAGCACGTAAATCAGTAACAGAATTTTTATTGATTAACCACCCTTTGGATTGCCCTATTTGTGATCAAGCTGGAGAATGTGATCTTCAAAACTTAAGTTTTGAGCACGGAAACCCAAAATCACGTTTTATAGAAGAGAAAAGAACATTTGAACCAGAAGATATCGGTCCGCACATTCAATTGCACATGAACCGTTGTATCTTATGTCAACGTTGTGTACAAGTTGCAGATCAATTGACAGACAATAGAGTTCATGGTGTATTAGATCGTGGTGATCATGCTAATATCTCAACTGGTATCTCTAAAGCAATCGACAATGAGTTTTCTGGAAATATGATTGATGTATGTCCAGTTGGAGCTTTGACAGATAAAACATTCCGATTTAAATCGAGAGTTTGGTTTAACAAGCCTTTCAATGCTCATAGAGAGTGTACTACTCCTGGATGTTGTGGAAAAACAACTGTTTGGATGTTTGGAGGCGAAATACAACGTGTTACTGGCCGTAAGGACATCTATCATGAAGTTGAAGAGTTTATTTGTAACAGTTGTCGTTTTGACCACAAAAACGTTGCAGATTGGACTATTGAAGGACCAAGAGAATTTGAAAAAGATTCGGTTATCAATCAAAACAACTACACTCGTAAATTAGAAAAAGTAGAAATAGCTACTGAAGAAATTATTCTTTTGGGTAGAGATCAAGACCGTAAAAAAATTAGTATGGCGCAAATTCCATTAACCAATAACGACAAAATCTCTTAGAAATGGACAATACATTTATTATAGAAAAAAGTGTTATAATTCTTGTGGTTTTTGCCGTAACGATGCTTATGGCGATGTATTCTACATGGGCTGAGCGTAAAGTTGCAGCTTACTTACAAGACCGTGTTGGACCTAACC encodes:
- a CDS encoding 2Fe-2S iron-sulfur cluster-binding protein, with protein sequence MKVTIDGQSIDVEPGTTILQAARMIGGDLVPPAMCYYSKLKGSGGKCRCCLVEVSKGSEADPRPMPKLMASCVTGCMDGMEVNSKSSDRVTEARKSVTEFLLINHPLDCPICDQAGECDLQNLSFEHGNPKSRFIEEKRTFEPEDIGPHIQLHMNRCILCQRCVQVADQLTDNRVHGVLDRGDHANISTGISKAIDNEFSGNMIDVCPVGALTDKTFRFKSRVWFNKPFNAHRECTTPGCCGKTTVWMFGGEIQRVTGRKDIYHEVEEFICNSCRFDHKNVADWTIEGPREFEKDSVINQNNYTRKLEKVEIATEEIILLGRDQDRKKISMAQIPLTNNDKIS
- a CDS encoding NADH-quinone oxidoreductase subunit D; amino-acid sequence: MSELLLSPEHRYAKIIEQKLNDEGSELSVLNLGPTHPATHGIFQNVLLMDGEKILDAEPTIGYIHRAFEKIAENRPFYQITPLTDRMNYCSSPINNMGWWMTLEKLLDIEVPKRVQYLRVIVMELARITDHIICNSILGVDTGAFTGFLYVFQFREKIYEIYEEICGARLTTNMGRIGGFERDWSETAFKKLDIFLEEFPAAWQEFENLFVRNRIFIDRTVNVGPISAEQAMAYGFTGPNLRASGVDYDVRVAQPYSSYEDFDFIVPVGKSGDTYDRFCVRNAEVWESLSIIRQALAKMPEGNVYHAEVPDYYLPPKEDVYTNMESLIYHFKIVMGEVPVPVAEIYHPVEGGNGELGFYLVTDGSRTPYRLHFRRPCFIYYQAYPEMIKGAMLSDAIVILSSLNVIAGELDA
- a CDS encoding NADH-quinone oxidoreductase subunit C, which codes for MALETIEIQDKLIETFGEDVFNFNQERDIFSLEVAADKITAVILFLKNDPTLRFHFLTDLCGVHYPDNEVDRQFAIVYHLHNWYENKRIKIKAFINGEKPEIKTISNIFLCSNWMERETYDFYGVNFIGHPQLKRILNMDEMISFPMRKEFPMEDSGRTDKDDRFFGRTITNC
- a CDS encoding complex I 24 kDa subunit family protein, translated to MERTHYKQEINMTEALMNRINELISHYPEDKRKSALLPVLHEVQDAHENWLSIELQDKVAEILHIKPIEVYEVVTFYTMYNQKPMGKYMFEFCQTSCCCLSGAENLMDYTSEKLGIKMGETTPDGMFSIAGVECLGACGYAPMMQLGDFYKEKLTEEKIDQLIADCRDDKIILHDK
- the nuoF gene encoding NADH-quinone oxidoreductase subunit NuoF — translated: MSQKILLDKINIPGIKTYEVYRKNGGYASVEKAIKTLTPDEVVEEVKKSGLRGRGGAGFPAGMKWSFIDKKSGKPRHLVCNADESEPGTFKDRYLMEFIPHLLIEGMITSSFALGANLSYIYIRGEYMWVFKILERAIAEAKAAGFLGKNILGSGYDLELHVHCGAGAYICGEETALIESLEGKRGNPRIKPPFPAVSGLWANPTVVNNVETIATVPWIINNSGDDYAKIGIGRSTGTKLISASGHVKNPGVYEIELGLSVDEFMNSDEYLGGMSSSRPLKAFVPGGSSVPILPAELIFKTANGEDRLMTYESLSDGGFATGSMLGSGGFIVYNDTACIVRNTWNFARFYHHESCGQCTPCREGTGWLEKILWRIENGQGREEDIELLWSIQSKIEGNTICPLGDAASWPVAAAIRHFRDEFEYHVRFPEKIKNREHFVAEPFSQVKHLVGGKVII